A section of the Phaseolus vulgaris cultivar G19833 chromosome 8, P. vulgaris v2.0, whole genome shotgun sequence genome encodes:
- the LOC137827182 gene encoding probable protein phosphatase 2C 4 encodes MGNRISNFCLCSSGDASGRFENRASFLSKQHQNSLGNSICYVRPDTCRFSSEAFSDDDDTFMTFRSVSGATVSANTSATPSTSLDDSLQHSTVLDSSASFESSGSFTYTLVPFQHQHVHRGFSLGGCSERGFYWGPRDRVLNDEGSIEKGSSEVAMNKGKGSKRHLKKVLSKISIGGKSIFKNNDNTNARVSCSTSLSAETSLHGVEVDDYLDSDVLMGCENLHWAQGRAGEDRLHIVICEDHGWVFVGIYDGFNGPDATDFLLNNLFYAVNDELKEMLCGHNKFELKDSDSLELREGVVDGCSSGHNRENYPIENGELNLECVSEGVERMNGTNIERVDLSHSDVLQALSESLRKTEDSFMRTAEEMIGHNPVLAMMGSCVLVMLMKGQDVYLMNVGDSRAVLATHSGESLQLTMDHSTQVKEEVYRIRREHPDDPLAVTRGRVKGRLSVTRAFGAGFLKQPKQNNAVLESFRVSYIGESPYITCFPSLHHHKLNSNDKFLMLSSDGLYQYFTNEEAAAKVESFITMFPDRDPAQLLIEEALGRAAKRAGLEFHELLDIPQGERRHYHDDISIVIISLEGKIWRSLV; translated from the exons ATGGGTAACCGAATCAGCAATTTCTGCCTCTGTTCCTCCGGCGACGCCTCCGGAAGGTTCGAGAACAGAGCTTCCTTCCTCTCCAAGCAACACCAGAATTCCCTCGGAAACTCTATTTGCTATGTGAGACCCGACACGTGTCGGTTCTCCAGCGAGGCGTTTTCTGACGATGATGACACCTTCATGACTTTCCGGTCGGTTTCCGGTGCTACCGTGAGTGCAAACACGTCGGCGACGCCTTCAACTTCGCTCGATGATTCGCTTCAACACAGCACCGTTTTGGATTCCTCTGCCTCGTTTGAGAGCTCTGGCTCCTTCACTTACACCTTGGTCCCTTTTCAGCATCAACACGTTCATCGTGGATTCTCTCTGGGAGGGTGTTCGGAAAGAGGGTTTTATTGGGGTCCTCGTGATCGTGTGCTGAACGATGAAGGGTCCATCGAGAAAGGTTCTTCTGAGGTAGCAATGAATAAAGGGAAGGGAAGTAAAAGACATTTGAAAAAGGTTCTGAGTAAGATTTCCATCGGGGGAAAGTCTATTTTCAAGAATAATGATAATACTAATGCGAGAGTGAGTTGTAGTACTAGTTTGAGTGCTGAGACGAGTTTGCATGGTGTTGAGGTTGATGACTACTTGGATAGTGATGTGTTGATGGGGTGTGAGAATCTTCATTGGGCTCAAGGGAGAGCTGGTGAAGATCGTTTGCATATTGTGATTTGTGAGGATCATGGATGGGTTTTTGTGGGGATTTATGATGGGTTTAATGGTCCTGATGCCACTGATTTTCTTCTCAACAATTTGTTTTATGCTGTGAATGATGAGCTCAAGGAGATGTTGTGTGGACACAACAAGTTTGAGCTCAAGGATTCAGACTCTTTGGAGTTGAGGGAGGGAGTGGTTGATGGTTGTTCTTCAGGTCATAATAGAGAAAATTATCCAATAGAAAACGGAGAGTTAAATTTGGAATGTGTGTCAGAAGGAGTAGAGCGAATGAATGGGACGAATATTGAAAGAGTGGATTTGAGTCACTCAGATGTGTTACAAGCTCTTTCAGAGTCCTTGAGGAAGACTGAGGATTCATTCATGAGGACTGCTGAAGAGATGATTGGTCACAACCCTGTGTTGGCTATGATGGgttcttgtgttttggtgatGTTGATGAAGGGTCAAGATGTTTACTTGATGAATGTGGGAGATAGCCGTGCTGTGTTGGCCACTCACAGTGGGGAATCACTTCAGCTCACCATGGACCATAGCACTCAAGTGAAAGAG GAGGTTTACAGAATCAGGAGGGAGCATCCTGATGACCCTTTAGCAGTAACTAGAGGCCGGGTGAAGGGTCGCTTGAGTGTCACAAGGGCTTTTGGGGCAGGCTTCCTTAAGCAG CCTAAGCAAAACAATGCAGTATTAGAGAGTTTCAGAGTGAGTTACATAGGAGAATCTCCATACATCACATGTTTCCCTTCACTCCACCACCACAAGCTCAATTCAAATGACAAGTTCCTCATGCTGTCTTCAGATGGACTTTACCAATATTTCACCAATGAAGAAGCAGCTGCAAAAGTTGAGtcattcatcaccatgtttcCTGATAGAGATCCTGCACAACTTCTCATTGAAGAAGCACTAGGTCGAGCAGCAAAAAGGGCTG GTTTGGAGTTCCATGAGCTGCTTGATATTCCACAAGGGGAACGCCGTCATTACCATGATGACATTTCTATTGTCATAATCTCCTTAGAGGGAAAAATATGGCGTTCATTAGTGTAA